AAACTTCATAGAAGAAAACAAAGATCAATTAAATAGTTTCGCTAAAGAATATGTTGAAAAATTAGATATGCCTGATATTTTAAAAGAATCGATTACTTATTCATTGGTAAATGATGGTAAGAAAATTAGGCCGTTATCATTCTTATATTTATTAAAATATTATGAAGTGGACTATACTAATTATTTTGATATAGCTCTTGCTATAGAGTTGGTTCATACATATTCATTAGTACATGATGATTTACCAGAAATGGATAATGATGATTATCGTTGGGGGAAACTTACGAATCATAAAGTTTTTGGTCAGGATCTTGCTGTGCTTACTGGTGATGCAATGCTTACTTTGGCGTTTGAAGTTCTTAGTGAATCTAATGTTAAGTCTGATTTAAAAGTTAGATTAATAAAACAATTTGCCAATTATTCTGGAGCTATGGGCATGATTGCAGGTCAAGTTTATGACGTAAAACAAAAAAATTACAATGTTGATGCTGACTATTTAAGAAAAATGCATAGCCTAAAAACTGGTCGCTTAATTGAACTACCAATGGATTTTGCTTGTTTAGTAGCTGATAAGAATTGTGATTATGAAGATGTTAAAGAATTTGGGAAGCAGTTAGGTATAGCATATCAGATAAAAGACGATATTCTTGATTATTATGGTGATTTTGAAAAAATTGGAAAACTACCAAGTGACGAAGATATGATTACTTATCTAAGCTTCTATGGTATTGAAGAATGTGAAGAATTACTCCAAAAACATACTGAAAATGCTATAAATATAGCTAATAAACTAAATAATGGTCTGTTAGTAGATTTTGCGAATTATTTATTGAAACGAGATAAATAATTATATATTGTAAAATAAAAAATAAATCTCTTGTAAAGTTGTATATCATCTTTATAAGGGATTTATTTCATTTTCTATTTCTATTTAAAAACCACGAGAGTTTAGGGGTAAACTTCGTGGTTTTTTACAGTTATTATATTAGCCTATCTTTAGGGAATTAGAAACTCTTAGAACTAATATAATTAATATGTTGGCTGTAGATTACTGGCACAAACATGAGGATTACTTATAATTGTAAAACTAAAAGTAGTTTGCTTCTACAGGTGACAAATTAACACTGCATTGTTTTGAATTAATCAAAAATGAGCTCTAAAATAAACCCTAAATATAAAGTAAAAATACTTTACATAATTATTATACTAAAAATAAGCGTAAATTTAAAGTATTTGTGTAAATTTTATTAATGAAAATGTTTTTATATTTTATTTTCAATTTTAAAACTTTAATTTAAACCTATTTAATGATAAAATTAATTAAAAGATTATAAATTTTTTGTAAGTGGAGTTGAAATTGGATGAAAGTTTTAGTAGCGGTTAATGAATTTAAGGGTTCTTTATCTTCATATGAAGTAGGTCGAATTATATCAAATAAAATTAATAAATCTTTTGGTGATTATGAAGTGGAAATGGAAGTTGTTGCTGATGGTGGAGATGGTTTCTTAAATTTATTTAAAAACTTTGAAAAGAAACAATTTAAAACTATAAATGCTGCTCAAAAAGAATGTAAAGTTAATTATTTAATGAATCTTAAAACTAAAGAGGCAGTTATTGAAGTTGCAGAAGTTATTGGTATTAAGCAGCTAACTGAGGATCAAAAAGATCCATATATAACATCAACAGCTGGTTTAGGAAAATTGATTTCCCATTT
This is a stretch of genomic DNA from Gemella haemolysans. It encodes these proteins:
- a CDS encoding polyprenyl synthetase family protein encodes the protein MNNFKNFIEENKDQLNSFAKEYVEKLDMPDILKESITYSLVNDGKKIRPLSFLYLLKYYEVDYTNYFDIALAIELVHTYSLVHDDLPEMDNDDYRWGKLTNHKVFGQDLAVLTGDAMLTLAFEVLSESNVKSDLKVRLIKQFANYSGAMGMIAGQVYDVKQKNYNVDADYLRKMHSLKTGRLIELPMDFACLVADKNCDYEDVKEFGKQLGIAYQIKDDILDYYGDFEKIGKLPSDEDMITYLSFYGIEECEELLQKHTENAINIANKLNNGLLVDFANYLLKRDK